A portion of the Anabas testudineus chromosome 22, fAnaTes1.2, whole genome shotgun sequence genome contains these proteins:
- the LOC113148234 gene encoding ubiquitin-conjugating enzyme E2 D2-like isoform X2, with protein MALKRIHKELNDLARDPPAQCSAGPVGDDMFHWQATIMGPSDSPYQGGVFFLTIHFPTDYPFKPPKVAFTTRIYHPNINSNGSICLDILRSQWSPALTISKVLLSICSLLCDPNPDDPLVPEIARIYKTDSQKYTKMAKEWTQKYAM; from the exons ATGGCTCTGAAAAGGATCCACAAG GAGCTCAATGACCTGGCACGTGACCCTCCAGCACAGTGCTCAGCCGGCCCAGTGGGTGATGACA tgtttcactGGCAAGCCACAATCATGGGACCT AGTGACAGTCCATATCAGGGAGGTGTTTTCTTCTTGACAATTCATTTTCCAACAGACTACCCCTTCAAACCACCCAAG gttgCATTTACAACAAGAATTTACCACCCAAATATTAACAGTAACGGCAGTATCTGTCTGGATATTCTCAGATCACAGTGGTCTCCAGCACTTACTATTTCTAAAG TTCTTCTCTCCATTTGCTCACTCCTATGTGACCCAAACCCTGATGACCCACTAGTGCCAGAGATCGCACGAATCTACAAAACAGATAGTCAGAA ATACACCAAAATGGCAAAAGAATGGACACAAAAATACGCAATGTGA
- the LOC113148234 gene encoding ubiquitin-conjugating enzyme E2 D2-like isoform X1 — protein MALKRIHKELNDLARDPPAQCSAGPVGDDMFHWQATIMGPSDSPYQGGVFFLTIHFPTDYPFKPPKVAFTTRIYHPNINSNGSICLDILRSQWSPALTISKVLLSICSLLCDPNPDDPLVPEIARIYKTDSQKYNKLAQEWTAKYAML, from the exons ATGGCTCTGAAAAGGATCCACAAG GAGCTCAATGACCTGGCACGTGACCCTCCAGCACAGTGCTCAGCCGGCCCAGTGGGTGATGACA tgtttcactGGCAAGCCACAATCATGGGACCT AGTGACAGTCCATATCAGGGAGGTGTTTTCTTCTTGACAATTCATTTTCCAACAGACTACCCCTTCAAACCACCCAAG gttgCATTTACAACAAGAATTTACCACCCAAATATTAACAGTAACGGCAGTATCTGTCTGGATATTCTCAGATCACAGTGGTCTCCAGCACTTACTATTTCTAAAG TTCTTCTCTCCATTTGCTCACTCCTATGTGACCCAAACCCTGATGACCCACTAGTGCCAGAGATCGCACGAATCTACAAAACAGATAGTCAGAA GTACAATAAGCTAGCTCAGGAGTGGACAGCGAAGTATGCCATGCTTTAG